In a single window of the Leisingera daeponensis DSM 23529 genome:
- the rarD gene encoding EamA family transporter RarD yields MTPHPTETLDTPRGLAFAVTAYLLWGFLPLYMKALSHIPAAEIVVHRVIWSVPVAGALLIVLRRTKDLQAALKNPRMLGMACITAALISLNWGIYVWSIASGRALDAALGYYINPLFSIALGAILLREPLGKAQMAAVALAAAAVVVLTLEAGRVPWVAVGLTLTWGFYAFFKKSLPIGANQGFLLEVLILLAPALGYFAYLTATGSSSFGGSFSDTSLLLGCGVVTAVPLIVYANGAKLVRLSTMGILQYIAPTMIMLAAVLLFGEEFGQARMIAFPMIWAALVIYSVPMVRQMRKRAG; encoded by the coding sequence ATGACACCGCACCCCACCGAGACCCTGGATACGCCCCGCGGGCTGGCCTTCGCGGTCACCGCCTATCTGCTGTGGGGTTTTTTGCCGCTGTACATGAAGGCGCTGTCCCATATCCCTGCCGCTGAGATTGTCGTCCACCGGGTGATCTGGTCGGTGCCTGTGGCCGGCGCGCTGCTGATCGTCCTGCGCCGGACCAAGGATTTGCAGGCCGCGCTGAAGAACCCGCGGATGCTGGGCATGGCCTGCATCACTGCGGCGCTGATCTCGTTGAACTGGGGGATTTATGTCTGGTCGATTGCGTCCGGCCGGGCACTGGATGCCGCGCTTGGCTATTACATCAACCCGCTGTTCAGCATTGCGCTTGGCGCCATCCTGTTGCGTGAACCGCTCGGCAAAGCGCAGATGGCGGCGGTTGCGCTCGCCGCCGCTGCGGTGGTGGTGCTGACACTGGAAGCGGGCCGGGTGCCTTGGGTGGCTGTGGGCCTGACGCTGACTTGGGGCTTCTACGCGTTCTTCAAGAAGTCGCTGCCGATCGGGGCCAACCAGGGGTTCCTGCTGGAGGTGCTGATTCTTTTGGCGCCTGCCTTGGGTTACTTCGCCTATCTGACCGCCACTGGCAGCAGCAGCTTTGGCGGCTCGTTCAGCGATACCTCGCTGTTGCTCGGCTGCGGTGTGGTCACGGCGGTGCCGCTGATCGTCTACGCCAACGGCGCCAAGCTGGTGCGGCTGTCGACGATGGGCATCCTGCAGTATATCGCACCGACGATGATCATGCTGGCCGCGGTGCTGCTGTTCGGCGAGGAATTCGGGCAAGCCCGGATGATCGCCTTCCCGATGATCTGGGCGGCGCTGGTGATCTACTCTGTGCCGATGGTGCGGCAGATGCGCAAACGCGCTGGCTGA
- the dnaA gene encoding chromosomal replication initiator protein DnaA, whose product MTEEKWGQLRNRLLKTVGQNNFTTWIEPLEFDTVDGGVAVFKVPTNFMGNYVSQNFADLILHELTMSGEPVQRLAFRVAANSPARPAEPAVAAGSYGGAQDDLAVMTAPAAAAVRDTLEALQAAPLDPRFTFDSFVVGKPNELAHAAARRVGEGGPVTFNPLVLYGGVGLGKTHLMHAIAWELKEKNPHLNVLYLSAEQFMYRFVQALRERKMMDFKHLFRSVDVLMVDDVQFIAGKDSTQEEFFHTFNALVDQNKQIIISADRAPGEIKDLEDRVKSRLQCGLVVDLHPTDYELRLGILQTKVQQQRETYPDLRIADGVLEFLAHRISTNVRVLEGALTRLFAFASLVGREIDMDLTQDCLADVLRASERKITVEEIQRKVSEYYNIRMSDIIGPKRLRSYARPRQVAMYLCKQLTSRSLPEIGRRFGGRDHTTVMHGVKRIEELKLTDGQIAEDVEMLRRSLEA is encoded by the coding sequence ATGACAGAAGAAAAATGGGGACAGCTCAGGAACCGGCTGTTGAAGACGGTTGGCCAGAACAACTTCACCACTTGGATCGAACCTCTGGAGTTCGATACCGTCGACGGTGGGGTAGCCGTCTTCAAAGTGCCGACGAATTTCATGGGAAATTACGTCAGCCAGAACTTTGCAGATCTTATCCTGCATGAGCTGACAATGTCAGGCGAGCCGGTGCAGCGGCTGGCGTTCCGTGTAGCGGCAAACAGCCCGGCGCGCCCGGCAGAACCGGCCGTCGCAGCGGGGTCTTACGGCGGCGCGCAGGATGATCTGGCAGTCATGACAGCACCGGCAGCGGCGGCAGTCAGGGACACGCTGGAGGCGCTGCAGGCGGCGCCGCTGGATCCGCGGTTCACCTTCGACAGCTTCGTGGTCGGCAAGCCGAACGAACTGGCCCATGCCGCTGCGCGCCGTGTCGGCGAGGGCGGCCCGGTCACCTTCAACCCGCTGGTTCTGTATGGCGGCGTGGGCCTGGGCAAAACCCACCTGATGCACGCCATCGCTTGGGAACTGAAAGAAAAGAACCCGCATCTGAATGTGCTGTATCTGTCCGCGGAACAGTTCATGTACCGCTTCGTGCAGGCCCTGCGCGAGCGTAAGATGATGGACTTCAAACACCTGTTCCGTTCGGTCGACGTTCTGATGGTGGATGACGTTCAGTTCATCGCCGGCAAGGACTCCACCCAGGAAGAGTTCTTCCACACTTTCAACGCGCTGGTGGACCAGAACAAACAGATCATCATCTCCGCTGACCGCGCTCCGGGGGAGATCAAGGATCTGGAAGACCGGGTGAAATCGCGCCTGCAGTGCGGCCTGGTGGTGGACCTGCACCCGACCGACTACGAACTGCGTCTTGGCATCCTGCAGACCAAGGTGCAGCAGCAGCGCGAAACCTACCCTGACCTGCGGATCGCCGATGGTGTGCTGGAGTTCTTGGCGCACCGGATCTCGACCAACGTGCGTGTGCTGGAAGGCGCCCTGACCCGTCTGTTCGCCTTTGCATCCCTGGTGGGCCGCGAGATCGACATGGATCTGACCCAGGACTGCCTGGCGGACGTGCTGCGCGCCTCCGAGCGCAAGATCACCGTCGAGGAGATCCAGCGCAAGGTCTCCGAGTATTACAACATCCGGATGTCCGACATCATCGGCCCCAAGCGCCTGCGCTCCTATGCGCGTCCGCGCCAGGTGGCGATGTATCTGTGCAAGCAGCTGACCAGCCGCTCTCTGCCCGAGATCGGCCGCCGCTTTGGCGGGCGCGACCACACCACCGTCATGCACGGCGTCAAGCGCATCGAAGAGCTGAAGCTGACCGACGGCCAGATCGCCGAGGACGTCGAAATGCTGCGCCGGTCGCTGGAAGCCTGA
- the rpsT gene encoding 30S ribosomal protein S20, translating to MANSPQAKKRARQNEKRFAVNKARRSRIRTFLRKVEEAIASGDKEAATAALRAAQPELMRGVTKGVYHKNTASRKISRLSARVKALG from the coding sequence ATGGCAAATTCGCCCCAGGCCAAGAAGCGCGCACGTCAGAACGAGAAGCGCTTTGCCGTCAACAAAGCCCGTCGTTCGCGCATCCGCACCTTCCTGCGTAAAGTTGAAGAAGCTATCGCTTCCGGCGACAAAGAAGCTGCAACCGCCGCTCTGCGCGCAGCTCAGCCCGAACTGATGCGCGGCGTCACCAAGGGTGTGTATCACAAAAACACCGCTTCCCGGAAAATCTCGCGCCTGTCCGCACGCGTGAAGGCGCTGGGCTGA
- a CDS encoding enoyl-CoA hydratase: MAYETINVDVQDHVCLIKLNRPEAMNALNRELIGELCDALEEADASDKVRCIVLTGSEKAFAAGADIKEMSEMSFTEVFSTNLFADANDRISAIRKPIIAAVAGYALGGGCELAMLCDFIIAAETAKFGQPEINLGVVAGIGGTQRLTRFVGKSKSMDMNLTGRFMNAEEAERAGLVSRVVPAKKLIEEATAAAQKIAEKSLLTAMAVKEAVNRSYELPLSEGLLFERRVFHSMFATEDQKEGMAAFLEKREAQFRDK, from the coding sequence ATGGCCTACGAGACGATCAACGTCGATGTGCAGGACCACGTTTGCCTCATAAAACTGAACCGCCCGGAGGCGATGAACGCGCTCAACAGGGAGCTCATTGGCGAGCTTTGCGATGCTCTGGAAGAGGCTGATGCCAGCGACAAGGTGCGCTGCATCGTGCTGACCGGCTCGGAAAAGGCCTTTGCCGCCGGTGCCGACATCAAGGAGATGTCGGAGATGAGCTTTACCGAGGTGTTTTCCACCAACCTGTTTGCCGATGCCAACGACCGCATTTCGGCCATCCGCAAGCCGATCATCGCGGCGGTGGCGGGGTATGCGCTGGGCGGCGGTTGCGAGCTGGCGATGCTGTGCGATTTCATCATCGCCGCGGAAACCGCCAAATTCGGCCAGCCGGAGATCAACCTGGGCGTTGTGGCTGGCATCGGCGGCACCCAGCGCCTGACCCGGTTCGTGGGCAAGTCCAAGTCGATGGACATGAACCTGACCGGCCGCTTCATGAACGCCGAGGAAGCAGAACGCGCGGGCCTGGTGTCGCGCGTGGTGCCGGCCAAGAAGCTGATCGAGGAAGCAACGGCCGCGGCGCAGAAGATCGCGGAGAAATCGCTGCTGACCGCGATGGCAGTCAAGGAAGCGGTGAACCGCTCTTACGAGCTGCCGCTGAGCGAGGGCCTGCTGTTCGAGCGCCGGGTGTTCCACTCGATGTTTGCGACAGAAGACCAGAAGGAAGGCATGGCGGCTTTCCTGGAAAAGCGCGAAGCGCAGTTCCGCGACAAGTAA
- the mutM gene encoding bifunctional DNA-formamidopyrimidine glycosylase/DNA-(apurinic or apyrimidinic site) lyase — protein MPELPEVETVKRGLAPAMEGAVILKAAVNRPDLRWPFPPAMAERLTGARVNALRRRSKYILADLDTDETLLIHLGMSGRMTVSGDPLGQFVHEHPQAEKHDHVVLDMDNGARITFNDPRRFGAMDLLETAAADSHKLLSVLGPEPLGNDFHEDHLVAAFKGRNTPVKSALLDQGIIAGLGNIYVCESLFRAGISPRRKAGQIAAHRVAALVPIIRQVLQEAIRAGGSSLKDFRQASGELGYFQHSFDAYGREGEPCRREGCAGSIARITQSGRSTFYCVKCQR, from the coding sequence ATGCCAGAATTGCCCGAGGTCGAGACAGTGAAACGCGGTTTGGCGCCTGCGATGGAGGGCGCGGTCATTCTGAAAGCCGCTGTGAACCGGCCGGATCTGCGCTGGCCGTTTCCGCCAGCGATGGCAGAGCGGCTTACGGGCGCTCGGGTCAATGCCCTTAGGCGGCGGTCGAAATACATTCTGGCAGATCTGGATACGGACGAAACTCTGCTGATCCATCTGGGCATGTCGGGCCGGATGACGGTCTCCGGGGATCCGCTGGGGCAGTTCGTGCATGAGCATCCGCAGGCAGAGAAACATGACCATGTGGTGCTGGACATGGACAATGGCGCCCGTATCACCTTCAACGATCCGCGCCGGTTCGGAGCGATGGATCTGCTGGAGACCGCGGCTGCGGACTCTCACAAGCTGCTGTCGGTGCTGGGGCCGGAACCCTTGGGCAATGATTTCCACGAGGATCATCTGGTGGCCGCCTTCAAGGGGCGCAACACGCCTGTCAAATCGGCATTACTCGATCAGGGAATCATTGCGGGCCTTGGTAACATCTACGTTTGCGAATCGCTGTTTCGTGCGGGAATTTCGCCACGCCGTAAGGCCGGGCAGATTGCCGCGCACAGGGTTGCGGCGCTGGTGCCGATCATCCGGCAAGTGCTGCAGGAGGCCATCAGAGCAGGCGGTTCTTCGCTCAAGGATTTCCGGCAAGCATCTGGTGAACTTGGATATTTCCAGCACAGTTTTGATGCCTACGGGCGCGAGGGCGAACCCTGCCGGCGTGAAGGTTGCGCAGGGTCAATTGCCAGAATCACCCAGTCGGGACGCTCCACCTTCTACTGTGTAAAGTGCCAAAGATAG
- the ubiE gene encoding bifunctional demethylmenaquinone methyltransferase/2-methoxy-6-polyprenyl-1,4-benzoquinol methylase UbiE — MSNTSDNTTHFGFETVREEEKAGRVQGVFNSVASKYDIMNDVMSVGIHRVWKDAMMDWLAPRPGQRLLDVAGGTGDISFRFLKRAGHGHSTVLDLTRPMLEEGRKRAEAAQMAGSLDWVTGDAMKLPFKDNTFDVYTISFGIRNVTRPQEALNEAYRVLRPGGRLMVLEFSQLPNDGLQKLYDLYSFNVIPRMGQMIAGDYDSYQYLVESIRNFPDQETFLGMVKQAGFENAKYRNLSMGIACLHSGWKI; from the coding sequence ATGAGCAACACCAGCGACAACACCACCCATTTCGGGTTCGAAACCGTCCGCGAGGAGGAAAAGGCCGGCCGTGTGCAGGGGGTCTTCAACTCGGTCGCCTCGAAATACGACATCATGAACGATGTGATGAGCGTTGGCATCCACCGCGTCTGGAAGGACGCGATGATGGACTGGCTGGCACCGCGCCCCGGCCAGCGGCTCTTGGACGTCGCGGGCGGCACCGGCGACATTTCCTTCCGTTTCCTGAAACGCGCGGGCCACGGCCATTCCACCGTGCTAGACCTCACCCGCCCGATGCTGGAAGAGGGCCGCAAGCGCGCCGAGGCCGCGCAGATGGCCGGCAGCCTCGACTGGGTCACCGGCGATGCGATGAAGCTGCCGTTCAAGGACAACACCTTTGACGTCTACACCATCTCCTTCGGCATCCGGAACGTGACCCGCCCGCAGGAAGCCCTGAACGAGGCCTACCGGGTGCTGCGCCCCGGCGGTCGGCTGATGGTTCTGGAGTTCTCGCAACTGCCGAATGACGGCCTGCAGAAGCTTTATGACCTTTATTCCTTCAACGTGATCCCGCGGATGGGGCAGATGATTGCGGGCGATTACGACAGCTACCAGTATCTTGTGGAATCGATCCGCAACTTCCCGGATCAGGAGACTTTCCTCGGCATGGTGAAACAGGCGGGCTTTGAGAACGCGAAATACCGCAATCTGTCGATGGGCATCGCCTGCCTGCATTCCGGCTGGAAGATCTGA
- the ubiB gene encoding 2-polyprenylphenol 6-hydroxylase, translated as MRGPHNILRLIRTGATFERTGAMHSVLEAFEAPKPLRLLARTLGWPFKWLGYKGDPAMPPETRALNALGPAYIKFGQVLSTRPDVVGKDLANQLRVLQDKLPPFSRAQALAEVEKELGRPASEIFSDFSDPVAAASIAQVHRATLAETGEEVAVKVLRPGIERAFNRDVDAFYFAARIVDLFAPSARRLKPMDVIEHFDGVVQGELDLRLESAAASEFAANTAKDEGFQLPEIRWAYSARRVMTMGWADGIPLGDNDALDAAGHDRRLLANRVLSLFLRHALRDGYFHADMHQGNLKVAANGDIIAYDFGIMGHIDEYTRRVYAEILYGFIKRDYKRVAEVHFEAGYVPANRDVDEFARALRAVGEPIFGMDASQISMGRLLNYLFEVTERFGMETRTELILLQRTMVVVEGVARSLDPHINIWEAARPVVEDYIKKSIGPRAVASDLLETAKVMARFGPRLPALVEQALIAQAAQNGAQNRSTGNWIAPAALGAAGGAAFFAAVALLI; from the coding sequence ATGAGAGGTCCTCATAATATCCTGCGCCTAATCCGGACAGGCGCCACTTTCGAGCGCACGGGCGCCATGCATTCGGTGCTGGAGGCGTTCGAGGCGCCCAAACCTCTGCGCCTCCTGGCGCGCACCCTGGGCTGGCCGTTCAAATGGCTGGGCTACAAGGGCGACCCTGCTATGCCGCCGGAGACCCGCGCACTGAACGCTCTGGGGCCGGCCTATATCAAGTTCGGACAGGTGCTTTCGACCCGCCCCGACGTGGTGGGAAAGGATTTGGCCAATCAGCTGCGCGTGCTGCAGGACAAGCTGCCGCCGTTTTCCCGCGCCCAGGCACTGGCCGAAGTGGAAAAGGAACTGGGACGCCCGGCCTCGGAGATCTTCTCCGATTTCAGTGATCCGGTCGCCGCCGCCTCGATCGCACAGGTGCACCGGGCGACACTGGCCGAAACCGGCGAGGAAGTCGCCGTCAAGGTGCTGCGCCCCGGGATCGAGCGCGCCTTCAACCGCGACGTAGACGCCTTCTATTTCGCGGCCCGCATCGTGGACCTGTTCGCCCCAAGCGCCCGCCGCCTGAAGCCGATGGACGTGATTGAGCATTTCGACGGCGTGGTTCAGGGTGAACTGGACCTGCGGCTGGAAAGCGCCGCCGCCTCGGAATTTGCTGCCAACACCGCCAAGGACGAGGGCTTTCAGCTGCCGGAGATCCGCTGGGCCTATTCCGCCCGCCGGGTGATGACCATGGGCTGGGCCGACGGCATCCCGCTGGGCGATAATGACGCGCTGGACGCGGCAGGCCACGACCGCAGGCTGCTGGCCAACCGGGTGCTGTCGCTGTTCCTGCGCCATGCGCTGCGGGACGGCTATTTCCATGCCGACATGCATCAAGGCAATCTCAAGGTCGCCGCCAACGGTGATATCATCGCCTATGACTTCGGCATCATGGGCCATATCGACGAATACACCCGCCGGGTTTATGCAGAAATCCTCTACGGCTTCATCAAACGCGACTACAAACGCGTGGCCGAGGTGCATTTCGAGGCAGGCTATGTGCCCGCCAACCGGGACGTGGATGAATTCGCCCGTGCCCTGCGCGCGGTGGGCGAGCCGATATTCGGCATGGACGCCTCGCAGATTTCGATGGGCCGTCTGCTGAACTACCTGTTCGAAGTCACCGAACGCTTCGGCATGGAAACCCGTACAGAGCTGATCCTGCTGCAGCGCACAATGGTGGTGGTCGAGGGCGTTGCCCGCTCGCTGGATCCGCATATCAACATCTGGGAAGCGGCCCGGCCGGTGGTCGAGGACTACATCAAGAAATCCATCGGCCCCCGCGCCGTCGCCTCCGACTTGCTGGAGACCGCAAAGGTGATGGCCCGCTTCGGCCCGCGCCTGCCTGCGCTGGTGGAGCAGGCGCTGATTGCCCAGGCGGCGCAGAACGGTGCCCAGAACCGCAGCACCGGCAACTGGATTGCCCCAGCCGCCCTGGGCGCTGCCGGCGGCGCCGCCTTCTTTGCGGCCGTCGCCCTGCTGATCTGA
- a CDS encoding chemotaxis protein CheB, which produces MEDLNQASSAGKTESQPEKSDAREKARSQGFQVAGIAASAGGLEAVSLLVRNLPRSANAIYVIAQHMSPTHKSVLTSLIAQETSLPVVELGRVTEPEAGTIYVTPPDTDVVYEGGQLRLRTPAGHPATPKPSADRLFKSLAEECGENCIGIVLSGTGSDGSYGVQSIREAGGITLAQDPGTAKYDGMPTSAIETGCIDLTLTPEQIGEHFEKILAKPRDLELLRPVAGEPSKLTELFGILLARTQVDFANYKENTLNRRIARRMSALGIGDYEKYVDYCRSSVDEVDALHRDLLISVTRFFRDPEQFRKLHEQLERQLAERGPGPVRVWVVGCATGEEAYSIAILIAEILGGIHALTKSNVQIFATDIDQNAIEIARKGVYPVSAAQDIPLNYLSDYFVVGESDITVRQELRNVTLFSRHNVFQDPPFINVNLVTIRNVLIYFNLALQERVLTRLHYSMATGGLLFLGTSETVGEMGIYFEARQGSDKIFGKRRGISGELSVSSRTQGNGYLRSLNLRKSAERAAAEQAAQADLSLARAVAPNGIICTRNGDIIEVLGDISVYSEIRAGMSTSLNVKMLIEPLRTEASSLIAVALRNEQRRDGRWHNVSLPTGNRAQLQAFPFHSRNGGEVHCLLAINTKFEEQKEYSFEEISDRDQRDYVERMEMEIRSTQEALQQTIEELQTANEELQSANEELQSTNEEFQATNEELETSNEELQSTNEELLTVNEELQISSAERQALSSELEAMLDSSPYAVALADQALIIRRASRMAQELLGISELPPTGLHLSQCNLPRGFPALAPIANAVLRLQQTRRIPVLSGGRYYTLVMSPVLDVHHKQIGISITVTRFDIEPFYNVLRLVSKVARVGFWTHNLDSGETHLSPEAKEIFGIGHSPSAPSFDDILARAHPEDQPFLRSSLAKLQKDGGSFEFEARFFDDSGDASWLKGSMTVFQDSHGEIVQFIGVCWDKDEVDDRELLIDCGAAIQDRLSIGVFSIDAVNNVPSWNPAMFYLLGYDPETTRPSVELLLEQVHPDDRAAARTGLRNVQVEGQPLHHPLRLRASDGTYLRALLFAQAKREKDGRISQVYGGLQLTVTGSEQASGA; this is translated from the coding sequence ATGGAAGACCTCAACCAGGCTAGCAGTGCCGGAAAAACAGAATCTCAGCCCGAGAAGTCCGACGCGCGGGAGAAGGCCCGCAGCCAGGGGTTTCAGGTTGCAGGCATCGCGGCTTCTGCCGGAGGTCTGGAAGCGGTTTCCCTCCTAGTGCGGAACCTTCCCCGCTCCGCCAATGCGATCTATGTGATCGCCCAGCACATGTCGCCGACCCATAAAAGCGTGCTGACGTCGCTAATCGCGCAGGAAACCTCGCTGCCGGTTGTGGAACTGGGCCGTGTCACCGAACCCGAGGCCGGTACGATCTATGTCACACCGCCCGACACCGATGTGGTGTACGAAGGCGGTCAATTACGATTGCGTACCCCCGCGGGCCACCCGGCAACGCCGAAGCCGTCGGCCGACCGGCTGTTCAAAAGCCTCGCCGAAGAATGCGGCGAAAACTGCATCGGTATCGTGCTGTCGGGAACCGGGAGCGATGGCAGCTACGGTGTGCAGTCGATCCGCGAGGCCGGCGGCATCACCCTTGCCCAGGATCCCGGCACGGCGAAATATGACGGCATGCCAACCTCTGCGATTGAAACCGGTTGCATCGACCTGACGCTGACACCGGAACAAATTGGCGAGCACTTCGAGAAAATCTTGGCCAAGCCGCGTGACCTGGAACTGTTGCGCCCGGTTGCGGGTGAACCCAGCAAGCTGACCGAGCTGTTTGGCATCTTGCTGGCCCGCACCCAGGTCGATTTTGCCAACTACAAGGAAAACACCCTGAACCGCCGCATTGCCCGGCGGATGTCGGCATTGGGAATCGGCGACTACGAGAAATACGTCGACTATTGCCGGTCCAGCGTTGACGAGGTGGACGCGCTTCACCGCGACCTGCTTATTTCCGTCACCCGCTTCTTCCGCGACCCGGAACAGTTCCGCAAGCTTCACGAGCAGCTGGAAAGGCAGCTGGCAGAGCGCGGCCCCGGGCCGGTCCGGGTTTGGGTGGTCGGCTGCGCCACCGGCGAAGAGGCCTATTCGATTGCGATCCTGATCGCGGAGATCCTTGGCGGCATTCACGCCCTGACAAAAAGCAACGTGCAGATCTTTGCCACAGACATTGACCAGAACGCCATCGAAATAGCGCGAAAAGGGGTCTACCCGGTTTCCGCGGCGCAGGACATTCCGCTCAATTACCTGTCAGACTATTTCGTGGTCGGCGAAAGCGACATCACGGTCCGTCAGGAATTGCGCAATGTCACGCTGTTTTCTCGGCACAACGTTTTTCAGGATCCGCCGTTTATCAACGTCAACCTCGTCACGATCCGCAACGTGCTGATATACTTCAACCTTGCCTTGCAGGAGCGGGTCCTGACCAGGCTGCACTATTCCATGGCGACGGGCGGCCTGCTGTTTCTCGGCACTTCGGAGACCGTCGGCGAAATGGGTATCTACTTCGAGGCCCGCCAGGGATCCGACAAAATCTTCGGCAAGCGGCGCGGGATTTCCGGGGAATTGTCCGTCTCCTCCAGAACGCAGGGCAATGGCTATCTGCGGTCCCTCAACCTGCGCAAATCTGCCGAAAGGGCGGCAGCTGAACAGGCTGCGCAGGCAGACCTGTCACTGGCCCGTGCCGTTGCCCCCAACGGCATTATATGCACCCGAAACGGCGACATAATCGAAGTGCTGGGCGACATCAGTGTCTACAGCGAAATCCGCGCCGGCATGTCGACCTCGCTCAACGTAAAAATGCTGATCGAACCGCTGCGCACTGAGGCCTCCAGCCTCATCGCTGTCGCGCTCCGCAACGAGCAACGCCGCGACGGCCGCTGGCACAATGTCTCGCTGCCCACCGGCAACCGCGCTCAGCTGCAGGCCTTTCCGTTCCACAGCCGGAACGGCGGCGAGGTGCATTGCCTGCTTGCAATCAACACCAAATTCGAAGAGCAGAAAGAATACAGCTTCGAAGAAATTTCCGACCGCGACCAGCGCGACTACGTTGAGCGGATGGAGATGGAAATCCGCTCAACCCAAGAGGCGCTGCAGCAGACCATCGAGGAATTGCAGACCGCCAATGAGGAACTGCAGTCCGCGAATGAAGAACTGCAGTCCACCAATGAGGAATTCCAGGCCACCAACGAGGAGCTGGAAACCTCCAACGAGGAGCTGCAGTCCACAAACGAGGAATTGCTGACCGTCAACGAAGAGCTGCAGATCAGCTCGGCAGAACGCCAGGCGCTGTCCTCGGAGCTTGAGGCCATGCTGGACTCCTCTCCCTATGCGGTGGCGCTGGCAGACCAGGCGCTAATCATCCGCCGCGCCTCGCGCATGGCCCAGGAATTGCTGGGTATCAGCGAGCTTCCGCCCACCGGCTTGCACCTCAGCCAATGCAACCTGCCGCGCGGGTTCCCGGCTCTGGCGCCGATCGCCAATGCGGTTCTGCGGCTGCAGCAGACCCGGCGCATACCGGTGCTGTCGGGCGGCCGCTACTACACGCTGGTCATGTCACCGGTGCTGGACGTGCATCACAAGCAGATCGGCATTTCTATCACCGTCACCCGCTTTGATATTGAACCCTTCTACAACGTGCTCCGGCTGGTCAGTAAGGTCGCCAGGGTGGGCTTTTGGACCCATAATCTGGATTCCGGAGAGACCCATCTGTCGCCGGAGGCCAAGGAGATTTTCGGGATCGGGCATAGCCCTAGCGCCCCGTCTTTCGACGATATACTTGCCCGCGCGCACCCCGAAGACCAGCCGTTCCTAAGGTCCTCGCTCGCCAAGCTGCAGAAGGACGGCGGCTCCTTCGAATTCGAAGCGCGGTTCTTTGACGATTCGGGCGATGCCAGCTGGCTGAAGGGCAGCATGACCGTGTTTCAGGATTCTCATGGCGAAATCGTCCAATTTATCGGCGTTTGCTGGGACAAGGACGAAGTGGACGACCGGGAATTGCTGATTGACTGCGGTGCCGCGATACAAGACCGCCTTTCCATCGGCGTGTTTTCCATTGACGCTGTGAACAACGTGCCTTCCTGGAACCCGGCAATGTTCTACCTGCTTGGCTATGATCCGGAAACAACCCGGCCTTCGGTGGAGCTTTTGCTGGAGCAGGTCCACCCGGACGACCGGGCCGCTGCCAGAACCGGATTGCGGAATGTGCAGGTCGAGGGCCAGCCTTTACATCACCCGTTGCGGCTGCGCGCTTCGGACGGGACCTATCTGCGCGCGCTTCTGTTTGCACAAGCCAAACGGGAAAAAGATGGCCGGATCTCCCAAGTGTACGGCGGTTTGCAGCTAACAGTCACTGGCTCCGAACAGGCATCGGGCGCTTAG